From Hydrogenispora ethanolica, the proteins below share one genomic window:
- the gltX gene encoding glutamate--tRNA ligase codes for MTETIELAELLYPGVTADPAAVLAAYPRRNLPEGAMVTRFAPSPTGMLHLGGLYAALFSERLAHQSGGVFYLRIEDTDQKREIAASIPGIIDSLAYFGIRCDEGIRGANLETGAYGPYLQSRRAGLYRVFVKELLRRGWAYPCFCSEAELERMRNLQERSGMLSGYYGRWAAHRKFTLEQIRAELERGRPYVIRLKAPQAAHARIAFQDQIKGRLEMADNFQDIVLVKSDGLPTYHLAHVVDDYLMGTTHVIRGDEWLPSVPLHLQLYKALGWEAPAYGHLGPLLKQEGASRRKFSKRKDSDAVTAFYQEQGYPGEAVVEYLLNLLNSNFEAWRRQNPALSWEQFAVSFARTGSGGALFDPAKLLDVSRNRIAGYAAETVYEAALRWSERWNQDFFDLLRCYPEYSVQLLGIERDSAKPRKDWAKWSDLKEDCGYFYDELFYGGLGEGYRFPAELEPGAIREILEEYRAIHGEYRDQAEWFGALRELAGRLGYARDLRSYRADPAAFRGSISQVAMVLRVALCNRTATPELYQIMRVMGPERVRERLERCLQSLNGRAG; via the coding sequence ATGACTGAAACGATTGAACTGGCCGAACTGCTATATCCCGGGGTGACTGCGGATCCGGCCGCGGTTTTGGCGGCCTATCCGCGGCGGAATCTGCCGGAAGGAGCGATGGTCACCCGGTTTGCGCCCAGTCCCACCGGAATGCTGCATCTGGGCGGGTTATACGCGGCCTTATTTTCGGAACGGCTGGCGCACCAGAGCGGGGGAGTCTTTTACCTGCGGATCGAGGACACCGATCAGAAACGGGAGATCGCGGCAAGCATCCCGGGGATCATCGATTCATTGGCCTATTTCGGGATCCGCTGCGACGAGGGCATCCGCGGCGCAAACCTGGAGACCGGGGCCTACGGTCCCTACCTCCAGAGCCGGCGGGCCGGGCTTTACCGGGTCTTTGTCAAGGAATTGCTCCGCCGGGGGTGGGCATACCCTTGTTTCTGCAGCGAGGCGGAGCTGGAACGGATGCGGAATCTTCAAGAGCGATCGGGGATGCTGTCCGGCTATTACGGCCGGTGGGCGGCGCACCGGAAATTCACCCTGGAGCAGATCCGGGCGGAATTGGAGCGGGGCCGGCCCTATGTGATCCGCCTGAAGGCGCCGCAGGCGGCGCACGCGCGGATCGCGTTCCAGGATCAGATCAAAGGCCGGCTGGAGATGGCCGATAACTTTCAGGATATCGTGCTGGTCAAGTCCGATGGCCTGCCGACCTATCATTTGGCGCATGTGGTGGATGACTATCTGATGGGGACCACTCACGTGATCCGCGGCGACGAATGGCTGCCCTCGGTCCCGCTGCACCTGCAGCTCTATAAGGCCTTGGGCTGGGAAGCGCCGGCCTACGGGCACCTGGGGCCGCTCCTGAAGCAAGAGGGCGCTTCGCGGCGGAAGTTCAGCAAGCGGAAGGATTCCGACGCCGTGACCGCCTTTTACCAGGAGCAAGGCTATCCCGGCGAAGCGGTGGTCGAGTACCTGCTGAACCTGCTCAACTCCAATTTCGAAGCCTGGCGGCGCCAAAATCCGGCGCTCTCCTGGGAGCAGTTCGCGGTCAGCTTCGCGCGGACCGGCAGCGGGGGGGCTTTGTTCGATCCCGCCAAGCTCCTGGATGTGAGCCGCAACCGGATCGCCGGCTACGCGGCGGAAACCGTTTACGAAGCGGCGCTCCGCTGGAGCGAGCGCTGGAACCAGGACTTTTTTGATTTGCTGCGCTGCTATCCGGAGTATAGCGTGCAGTTGCTGGGCATCGAGCGAGACTCCGCCAAACCGCGCAAAGATTGGGCCAAATGGTCGGATCTCAAGGAGGATTGCGGGTATTTCTACGATGAGCTGTTCTACGGGGGCCTCGGAGAAGGGTATCGCTTTCCGGCGGAGCTGGAACCGGGGGCGATCCGGGAGATTCTCGAGGAATACCGGGCGATCCATGGCGAATACCGGGATCAGGCGGAGTGGTTCGGCGCGTTGCGCGAGCTGGCGGGCCGCCTCGGCTATGCCCGGGATCTCCGGAGCTACCGGGCGGACCCGGCGGCTTTCCGGGGCAGCATCAGCCAGGTGGCGATGGTGTTGCGAGTCGCCCTGTGCAACCGGACCGCCACCCCCGAGCTCTATCAGATCATGCGGGTGATGGGGCCGGAACGGGTGCGGGAGCGGCTGGAGCGCTGTCTGCAAAGCCTGAATGGCCGCGCCGGGTAG
- a CDS encoding ABC transporter permease → MREALSEMKKHGYLYGLFLKNSLIAQLEYRANFITGILMECGYLVVKILYVVVFYISGKTVNGLSPDASLLFIGTFVTITGFYAGLFMMNFFELRHQINSGSMDLLITKPVSLQFILTLRRADVGIMAVDILAGLVMVAVGWSRLKIPFDLVNALGFLGFLCGGAVVGYALFLLPQICSFWFIETSAISEVTDAFWDFNLVPMLVYDRLIQRIGTFVLPIFVVTNFPALFVLGRMNRIYIIWGIAAPFLMLGLTRLFWNYAVRHYTSASS, encoded by the coding sequence ATGCGGGAAGCGCTGTCGGAGATGAAAAAACACGGCTATCTTTACGGGCTGTTTCTGAAGAATTCGCTCATCGCCCAGCTGGAGTACAGAGCCAATTTTATCACCGGCATCCTGATGGAATGCGGTTATCTCGTGGTGAAGATCCTGTACGTGGTGGTCTTTTACATCTCCGGCAAGACGGTGAACGGGCTCTCGCCCGACGCCAGCCTCCTATTCATCGGCACTTTCGTGACCATCACCGGGTTTTACGCCGGCCTGTTCATGATGAACTTCTTCGAATTGCGCCACCAGATCAACAGCGGCTCGATGGACCTGCTGATCACCAAGCCGGTCTCGCTCCAGTTCATCCTGACCCTGCGCCGCGCGGACGTGGGAATCATGGCCGTGGATATTCTGGCCGGGCTGGTGATGGTGGCGGTCGGCTGGAGCCGGCTGAAGATCCCCTTCGACCTGGTGAACGCCCTGGGATTCCTGGGTTTTCTCTGCGGCGGGGCCGTGGTGGGCTATGCGCTGTTCCTGCTCCCCCAGATCTGCTCGTTCTGGTTCATCGAGACCAGCGCCATCTCCGAGGTGACCGATGCTTTCTGGGACTTCAATCTGGTGCCGATGCTGGTCTACGACCGCCTGATCCAGCGGATCGGCACCTTCGTGCTGCCGATCTTCGTGGTCACCAACTTCCCGGCCCTGTTCGTGCTGGGCCGGATGAACCGGATCTACATCATCTGGGGGATCGCGGCTCCCTTTTTGATGCTCGGGCTGACCCGGCTCTTCTGGAACTATGCGGTCCGCCACTACACCAGCGCCAGCAGCTAG
- a CDS encoding copper homeostasis protein CutC — MPIYEACVGDLEQAKRAAAPGADRIELCTVLAEGGITPSPGVIVLAKRVVKIPIHVIIRPRWL; from the coding sequence ATGCCCATCTACGAAGCCTGCGTCGGGGATCTGGAACAGGCGAAGCGGGCGGCGGCCCCGGGGGCGGACCGTATCGAGTTATGCACCGTTCTGGCGGAGGGCGGAATCACGCCTTCGCCCGGCGTCATTGTTTTGGCAAAACGGGTCGTGAAGATTCCGATTCATGTGATCATCCGGCCCCGATGGCTTTAG
- a CDS encoding ABC transporter permease: protein MQKYLCTFQLGIQNAMEYRANFLLSMVSAVWPTFIQFFLWTSIYRGDTAAVINGYTYVQIIAYTLMANIVSRLIRTGFEYEINEDIKNGGLNKFIVKPVDYFCYKLSSFLGQKLIQTAFLLLLIGGVLLLLRLRFGMALDLLRIGVFFLSLLLAFCLNFMIFFSVGMMAFWLFEVGFLFEAIRIVIIMLSGGIFPLDIFGAGVSRALGFLPFKYTISFPVELINSRLEPFALGRGLLVQIFWIILLTGIARLLWRAGSKRYVAVGG from the coding sequence ATGCAGAAATATCTTTGTACCTTTCAACTGGGCATTCAAAACGCCATGGAATACCGGGCCAATTTCCTGCTTTCCATGGTCAGCGCAGTCTGGCCCACTTTCATCCAGTTTTTCTTGTGGACCTCCATCTACCGGGGGGACACCGCGGCGGTCATCAATGGCTATACCTATGTCCAGATCATCGCTTACACGCTGATGGCCAACATCGTCTCCCGGCTGATCCGGACCGGCTTTGAGTATGAGATCAATGAGGACATCAAAAACGGCGGGCTGAACAAGTTCATCGTCAAGCCGGTGGATTATTTCTGCTACAAGCTCTCCTCCTTTCTCGGACAGAAATTGATCCAGACCGCTTTTCTGTTGCTGTTGATCGGGGGCGTGCTGCTCCTGCTCCGGCTGCGGTTCGGCATGGCGCTGGACCTCCTGCGGATCGGCGTTTTCTTTCTTTCGCTGCTGTTGGCTTTTTGCTTGAATTTCATGATCTTTTTCAGCGTCGGCATGATGGCCTTCTGGCTGTTTGAGGTGGGCTTCTTATTTGAGGCGATCCGCATCGTCATCATCATGTTGAGCGGCGGCATCTTTCCCCTGGACATCTTCGGCGCCGGAGTCTCCCGGGCCCTCGGCTTCCTGCCTTTCAAATACACCATCAGCTTCCCGGTGGAATTGATCAATAGCCGACTGGAGCCGTTCGCCCTGGGCCGGGGCCTGCTGGTTCAGATTTTCTGGATCATCCTGTTGACGGGCATCGCCCGGCTGCTGTGGCGGGCCGGCAGCAAACGCTACGTGGCGGTGGGAGGTTGA
- a CDS encoding ABC transporter ATP-binding protein, translating to MPVIEVDRLAKHFTYYEKELGLKNSLKNLFRRRKLVKEAVAGISFAIEEGEIVGFLGPNGAGKTTTLKMLSGILFPSSGRATVLGYVPWERKKGFKMQFSIVMGQKNQLWWDLPANESLYLNKCIYEIPDREYFSILDELSELLEVRQLLKVQVRRLSLGERMKLELIAALLHRPKVILLDEPTIGLDLVSQQKIRNFLKYYNQQMKTTIILTSHYLVDIEELCKRTIVINQGQIVYDGELTGINGLFSEQKIVRLQFGEEIGRERLAGFGALKAFDGVSATLAVERGQLKKNSALMLEHLPVIDFNIEDVPLEEGIAALYQR from the coding sequence ATGCCCGTTATCGAAGTGGACCGTCTTGCAAAGCATTTTACTTATTACGAGAAGGAACTGGGACTGAAAAACTCCTTGAAAAACCTGTTCCGCCGGCGCAAGCTCGTCAAGGAAGCGGTCGCCGGCATCTCCTTCGCCATCGAGGAGGGCGAGATCGTGGGTTTCCTGGGTCCCAACGGCGCCGGGAAAACCACCACCCTGAAGATGCTCTCCGGCATCCTCTTTCCGAGCTCCGGCCGGGCGACGGTCCTGGGCTACGTCCCCTGGGAACGCAAAAAAGGTTTCAAGATGCAGTTCTCCATCGTGATGGGCCAAAAGAACCAGTTGTGGTGGGACCTGCCCGCCAACGAGTCGCTGTATCTGAACAAATGCATCTACGAGATTCCGGACCGGGAGTATTTCAGCATCCTCGACGAATTATCCGAATTGCTGGAAGTCCGCCAGTTGCTCAAAGTCCAGGTGCGCCGGCTTTCGCTGGGCGAACGGATGAAACTGGAGCTGATCGCGGCCCTGCTGCACCGGCCCAAGGTGATCCTGCTCGACGAGCCCACCATCGGCCTGGACCTGGTCTCCCAGCAGAAGATCCGCAACTTTTTAAAATATTACAATCAGCAGATGAAGACCACCATCATTCTGACCAGCCATTATCTGGTGGACATCGAGGAGCTCTGCAAGCGGACCATCGTCATCAACCAGGGCCAGATCGTCTATGACGGCGAGCTGACCGGCATCAACGGCTTGTTCAGCGAGCAAAAGATCGTCCGGCTGCAGTTTGGGGAGGAGATCGGCCGGGAGCGGCTGGCCGGCTTCGGCGCGCTCAAGGCGTTCGACGGGGTCAGCGCCACCCTGGCGGTGGAGCGGGGGCAGCTCAAAAAGAATTCCGCGCTGATGCTGGAGCACCTGCCGGTGATCGATTTCAATATCGAGGATGTGCCCCTGGAAGAAGGCATCGCCGCGCTTTACCAGCGATAA
- a CDS encoding carcinine hydrolase/isopenicillin-N N-acyltransferase family protein, producing MKKLVWVLMVWGLALAVAGPTWACTIFEVSGTATHYFASNEDWSATDPAMRVEPGDGKHYGYIVFGWEAYLPGYPQGGVNEHGVCLDWASLTPQPFRNDPGKKTLDEDIFYKILKQCQTVAEAIRLVGQYNCPHLAEEHLLVADRSGASCIIEWSERGYAFIRKDRNYQVITNFSVVNPKVGWYPCERFQTVDRELRTRPKEEVDLAAVTELLRRTHQEGQYQTIYSYIVDARSLDIYVFYRHDFSKYVKYNFAREVRKGRHQVKLYP from the coding sequence ATGAAGAAACTGGTTTGGGTTCTCATGGTTTGGGGATTGGCGCTGGCCGTGGCCGGGCCGACCTGGGCCTGCACGATTTTCGAGGTGAGCGGGACCGCCACTCATTATTTCGCCAGCAACGAGGATTGGAGCGCCACCGATCCCGCCATGCGGGTCGAGCCGGGCGACGGGAAGCATTACGGCTATATCGTCTTCGGCTGGGAAGCTTACCTGCCCGGCTATCCGCAAGGCGGCGTGAATGAGCACGGCGTCTGTCTGGATTGGGCCTCCTTGACTCCCCAGCCGTTCCGGAATGATCCGGGCAAAAAAACGCTGGATGAGGATATCTTCTATAAAATCCTGAAGCAGTGCCAAACCGTGGCCGAGGCCATCCGGCTGGTCGGGCAGTACAACTGCCCCCATCTGGCCGAGGAGCATCTGCTGGTGGCCGATCGCAGCGGCGCTTCCTGCATCATCGAGTGGTCGGAGCGGGGTTATGCCTTTATCCGGAAGGACCGCAACTATCAGGTGATCACCAACTTCAGCGTCGTCAATCCGAAGGTCGGCTGGTATCCCTGCGAACGCTTTCAGACGGTCGATCGGGAGCTCCGGACGCGCCCGAAGGAAGAGGTCGATTTGGCCGCGGTCACGGAGCTGTTGCGCCGGACTCACCAGGAAGGGCAGTACCAAACCATCTATTCCTATATCGTCGACGCGCGCAGCCTCGATATTTACGTGTTTTACCGGCACGATTTTTCAAAGTATGTAAAATATAACTTCGCCCGGGAGGTAAGGAAAGGGCGGCATCAGGTCAAACTTTATCCGTAA
- a CDS encoding copper homeostasis protein CutC, producing the protein MPIYEACVGDLEQAKKAAALGADRIELCADLAEGGITPSLGVIVLAKRVVKIPIHVIIRPRGGDFVYSADELQAMRIDILKCRELGVAGVVFGVLDRGNRIARPEMQELLAAARPMKVTFHMAFDEVAERREAIDILAGLGVERILTRGGAGSAPANLAALRELVEHAGERLIVMPGGGITRVNREQVAAATGAVELHGTRIVGAL; encoded by the coding sequence ATGCCCATCTACGAAGCCTGCGTCGGGGATCTGGAACAGGCGAAGAAGGCGGCGGCCCTGGGGGCGGACCGCATCGAGTTATGCGCCGATCTGGCGGAGGGCGGAATCACGCCTTCGCTCGGCGTCATTGTTTTGGCAAAACGGGTCGTGAAGATTCCGATCCATGTGATCATCCGGCCCCGGGGCGGCGATTTCGTCTATAGCGCCGACGAGTTGCAGGCGATGCGGATCGACATCCTGAAGTGCCGGGAGTTGGGAGTGGCGGGCGTGGTATTCGGGGTATTGGACCGGGGTAACCGGATCGCCCGGCCGGAAATGCAAGAGCTGTTGGCGGCGGCCCGGCCCATGAAGGTGACGTTTCACATGGCTTTCGACGAGGTCGCGGAGCGGCGGGAGGCCATCGACATCCTGGCCGGTTTGGGCGTGGAGCGGATCCTGACCCGGGGCGGCGCCGGTTCGGCCCCGGCCAATCTGGCGGCCCTGCGCGAGCTGGTCGAGCACGCCGGAGAACGGCTGATCGTGATGCCGGGCGGCGGCATTACCCGGGTCAACCGGGAGCAGGTGGCGGCGGCCACCGGAGCCGTGGAGCTGCATGGCACCCGGATCGTCGGCGCGCTGTAA